Below is a window of Amphiprion ocellaris isolate individual 3 ecotype Okinawa chromosome 15, ASM2253959v1, whole genome shotgun sequence DNA.
CTTCTTCAGTGTATTTTAGGACAAGGTTTAATGACTTGCAGCCACTTCTACTACTTTTGTGAAGCTAAAAACTGCCCAACTGAAAACATCTGCAGGCAGAACAGCTGGTGTCTTTATGAAATTATTTActgctaaatgaaattttcGACTCCAATTTTCCTTGTAGACACATAATTTGAATATTCCCCATAGAGTTCTCCTGCAATCATTAAATCCTGGACAGCCAGTTTCTCATAATATCTGTATTTACTGACACTTCATATGAGAGTTTCATGGACATTACAGCATCTTGATGGAACTGCCTGAAGTCCAGTAATGACTTCTCTCTGTTGCCtttgatttttgatttgatAATTTTATAGACTTATTCCCAGTGTGTTAAACCCAGTCATTGTGCAGCTCTGCCTGTCTAGAACCATCCATCCCATATTCTGTATGGTTGGTTGCAGCCTCCTCATTACATCCCTGCATGCTTCAATAGGTGTCAGTGGTAAAGTGACAATATTTACAGTTAGGAATTCATTCTTAGTTTCCCATCATTCTATGCTTCTGTCTCACTTTGATCCATCCACAATTTTAGGATGATGATTGTCTGTGAGTTGCTTTCATTGGTCCAATAACAGCTGCAGTAGATGAACATCCTCTGTGTCAGTAATCAGTGTGTCTGTGGTAAAGCAGTGGGGCTAATAATTTTGGGTGAAATCCTCACAAAATGGGGACACAGAGAGAGATCACTGCATTTGTACATAAAGGTGGATAAACAGCAGAGTGACGTCTGTTGCAAGATATCCAGGAGATCTTTGCCctcaaagacaggaaacacaacaaacctcTTTCACCATTTAAATGAGTTGTGTTACCATCTGAACAAGTTAACAGAGAACTAAAGTCTGTTCCACACTGTTGACACTGAATCAAGCCCGTCGTGGTGACATCAGTTCTAAGGAgtcactctgtctgtctgtttggtCATTAGTGGCTCTTTTCTGATGAAGGAACCAGACTGTCACTTAATTGaccacattttctgaatgtgtaTATTTCTATGTGTTGTTGTTATGGGGcgtataaatgtaaatatgctTGCTAATATTGCAGAATAACCTGTTTGCTCAGCAACCAACAATTAATGCTAAACTGCCAATACCCCTTAAATTAAAGATTCACTGAGTTTTCTCATTAACACACGATTCAGTTTCACATTCAGAGTTACTCATTAAAACACAGTGTGTATCTCTGAGATCTAACAGCCATATTAAAGGAATTTCCTGTCTGATaatgttaaatatatattatattataaaaacaATGCAGAACAATAACCCTTTGTTAACCCCACAGAGGGGAAGtttgcattgttacagcagcaaagtggaTAATGCAAACATGTAACTAAtgtcagtagaaaaaaaaagcaaaaaatatatgtaaGTACTAGCTCAGATTGTCCAGATTACTGTGGatgtgaaaataacaatattgcacatatcaaTGTTATTGCACAGAATctttcaagagaaaaaacactgatagaacagtattaatattgcacagatttaaTTATAATGATCTGATGATATGTCCATAAGTGGAAAATACTGACATTCTATTAGATGTTGAAAAACTGATatagtttttatagtttttaaatgtacaaaatttgATTAATCCACAGCTATTAATGTGTTGATAATGAACCAAATGAAGTATGGCAGTGTTTCAGTGTCCAGTCTCCTGAGAGCAGTGCTGGTTGTCTATCAGATAGAAGATTACTGAGATGATATTTGTGTCCATGTCAGTCAGTCTTAACAGTAAACCAATAAAAtctccctctctgtgtctcAGGTGCTCACATCCTACAGCAAATAAGTGGCTGTGAATGGGACGAAGAAAATGGAGACATCAAGGGTTTTCAGCAATATGGATTTAATGGTGAAGACTTCATAGCGCTGGACCTGAAGACTCTGACATGGGTCGCTCCAAATCCCCTGGCGTTCATCACCAAACTGAAATGGGACACAGAGACAGCTAGACTGGAGTACAATAAATACTACTACATCCACGTGTACTCTGCCTGGCTGAAGAAGTATGTGAACTACTCAAGGAGTTTTCTTCAGAGAACAGGTAGAATTACACAACCTGAGATACACACAGTTCTGTTCTCCATCTGTTTCTATCCACAGGAGCATccagtgaaaataaaacaatgcatAGACGAAGTTACGATTCAGCTGTCTAGGGTCAACTAGGTGTAACAAAGAAACTGTTAATTAGAAAGGTAAATCAATTTATTGCGAAGTGATATaagtaagaaaagaaaaggtgataaaacaaagaaaacagggcTGATGGGTGCTGCAAACTCCAACCAATTAAAACCAAGTTATAAAAACTAGTTGAAACAAAATCTATACTAAACAACAACTAAAGTAAACTCTGCAACCAAACTTGAAGACACGATAGCAACACGCATGTGACTAACAACAGTAACTAATCGAGTGCTTCAGAGCACATATTAGCTACAAGTAGTCATTTCTCAATAGCTACAGAGCGCACAAAACATGACAGGCACTGAGTCGAACTGCTCATGTTAAATCACAGTCACCTGGACTGAGAGTTGGGCTGTAGATTTAAACCCTAGAGGTGgtgattgctgcagctggatTGGATGAAAGTGGAAGGAGCTGGGTGGTGGTCCAATCAGGTATGGTAGAAGGTGGGAAGAGGAACGAGCTTGAgaccttgtccacacgtagcagggtttttgtaaaaccgaatatcctgtcCCCTccatctagaaaaaaacttacgtacacaccacctcgtttttagaaaaaaacttcatccacacctaaccgcataagtgcgtttttcagcacattcataagcatgccggacctttaggtggcagtagttccccaaatcctagcaaggtggtggagaataaccgtccttaacgtcgtccttcgcctgtgttgttgaatgtggagcagtatctgggcttgtaaaaacaagcaagtaaaaagcgcctgtacaagaaacagcgcccaaaaccttgtgagagcatccatactgttaccgaatgtaaacacaggtcgcatatgtgacgtaagaacatattttgtcgcaggcggtgacgtttcaaaacgcaaaaccccggttactgatgtccatatgcataaaacggagaattcgcaaatcttcactttggtcggagtttttaaaaagaatcgtttttgatgacgtaaatctgcgttttcgtgtggatgataggccgaatcgtagaaaaatatcttcgttttgtgagatacccggctacgtgtggacaaggcctcagaGCAGGTCTGCAGCTCCAGGCCAATCATCCCTGATTGGAGACAGGTGGCTCTGGAGCTCCTCAGCCAGGTGTAATGGAAAATCAGCATAAACCATCTCCTCACACAGAGACCACAAAGGATCCACCACATCAATAAAGCATACGGTCACCAGGGGCTGTAACAGACACACAACGTGcgtaatgaatttattttactgatcaatgcaactgattatttctaactgacagctgcacattagagcagTTAAACTTCAGACATCATAtgtaaacatgatattgtattgaagtgcattcAGGTCTGACtctgtcccataatgcaggaaatcacagtgaggaatataaaaatatgtgaCGGTAAAAAGCACTGCTACtccaaatgaagcaaaacaggaatgctggtagaaaactgttaaatgtgttCATATATTAATTTTACAGATCAAAGCATCTGATTATTGATAACTGGCAGCTGCACATTAGCACAGTAAAACTTTAGATTTCATATATGTAAATATGGTATTGTATTGAAGTGTATTTAGGTCTGATACTGTCCAATAATGCAGGATATCACtgtaatttgtggccaaatcaaagtgaaatttatGTTATTGATTAAATATTCTCTGTAGTAAATAAGACTAAACCCATGacttttctaatctgtgttctatcagccgctgtagcagcagaaccaaacataaaaacatatttatacgatttctgcatcacctACTAAATACATGTTGGGTTCCATTGGCAACCCaatgcatacagtgtgtgatactaTAACGGCTTCTTTCAatggttttaataaaatatatatcagcaggtttacagataaaacatttcattcagctgagaatctgtatcactCAAAAAGAACCGTCAGGAAACTCCACAGCAtgagttaccatggagatctagcaggttaaagaGAACCATCttcatgacactgaaaactctgactttaggctcaacatacctGCTAACCCACTAATCTCACTTCCTAGTAGAGCCCTCAGATCTGTCACGTTCAGTTAAAACTCATCAGTTTCTCTCTGCAGATCATCCTTCAGTGTCTCTCCTCCAGAAGACTCCTTCCTCTCAGGTCACCTGCCACGCTACAGGTTTCTACCCTGACAGAGCCGACTTGTTCTGGAGGAAAGATGGACTGAAGCTTCATGAGGACATGGACAAAGTAGAGATCCTCCCCAACCATGATGGAACCTTCCAGATGAGTGTTGACCTGAACATCTCATCAATCGCtcctgaagactggaagaagtacgactgtgtgtttcagctgtCTGGTGTCGAAGACGTCATCATCATCAAACTGGACAAATCAGTGATCAGGACTAACTGGGGTAAGTCAGTCAGAACAGTGGAGTCtagaaatgaaacatatttatcTGTGTTCTGCAGTAGAGATGAAATCTGAGGGATGTGTTTTGGTTCCAGTTTCTCCATCAGGGTTTCCTGCTGGTGCTGTCATTGGAGTAGTTGtaggtctgctgctgctgttgctctgcGTCACTGGACTCTTCATCTGGAGAAAGAAGACTAACGGTACACAATAACAGAAGAGCAGCTGTCCTGCCTTCACATTCAaagcagaaatctttaacattaaaaaaacatatataaaatataaaagcatcATTTTAACTACAGTCATCTCTCATCTTTATTTCAGGGTTCAAACCTGCTAACAGTAAGagtttctgatattttctgtaGATCTGTAATCAGTCTGATCTTTGCAGTCTTGTCTGTTGGGTTTTAAACTcagactttgtttttgtttttttttttttttttttagcctcagATTCTGCAGACAGTAACTCAGATTCCAGCCAATCACAGTGAGTATGTCCTTGTTTCATCAATGCATTGCAGATATAAATGAACCTAAAAACACTCAACAGTATACTGGGATATTATTTGCTCTTCTGTAAACACCAgcctttttctccttttaattGTTGTATTCCTTTTTTAATAATGTATAATGATTGTACTAAGCATCTGACCAGTTATTTAACTTGTTCATTTCTTAATCTGTCCTGACAGACTCTCAGGGAAGACGGGAGGAGAGTAAACTCCAGTGAAGTTGGGATTCTGTCAACAACTTTATTTATCTTATAGCATACTTGATTCTGTTTGCAATTATTAAGCCTCTGCAACTAACCCAAGTTGGAAACTCTTGTCAGTccagtttcattttctctccatATTATGCAAAAAATGTGGACACTGTAAATGTTTAGTTTCTTATCCAACATCCAAACCTATCAGACAGGCGTCTGATTGGAAGCCAAAAGGGCTCACTTAGCTGGAGTCATTGAGTCAAACCGCCATAACCCTTGAGTTTTATTTAATACCATTGACTCTGTTTTAAATGCTCCCAAGCCGGTTTGCCAGGAAGCATCCATCAAACTGTACATCAAGTTTCAGGAGTTTTTTATTGATAAAGTTGTTAGCACAAGGGCTCTGATCTCAGCTCCTGCCGTCGAcccctctgcctctgtctgctgCCCGGCTGGGCTCGATAAATTTGCCTGTTACTCTGTCGTTTTTGATAGACACTGTCGGCCACATAAAGCCATCAGGGTCCCCTCATGACTCCATCCcacctcattttttaaaagaggtTTTTCCATGTATTGGGCAGTCAGTTTTAACCGTCATTAACAGCTGTCTGTCCACTGGCGTGGTCCCCACTAGTTTTAAACACGCTGTAGTCCAACCACTGCTGAAGAAACCTGGCCTTGACACCACAGTTTTATCTAACTTCAGACCAATCTCCAAGCTGCCCTTTCTTTCCAAAATTTTAGAGAAAGTTGTTCATGCCCAGCTGAAGTCCTTTTTAGATGAGCACAATGTACTGGAGGTTTTTCAGTCTGGTTTAAAGACTGCATAGCACGAAGTCAGCACTGTTGCGGGTTTTTAAAGATGTTCTCCTGGCAAACGACTGGGGATTATGTGGTTCTTGTTCGTCTGGATTTAACTGCTGCATTTGACACAGTGGACCACAACATTTTAATATCTCATTTGCAGCACTTGGTGGGCATTAGTGGTAGTGCACTGCAGTGGTTTAGGTCCTATTTGACTGGCAGAACTATGAGTGTGAGCCTCGATATCTTTGAAACCCCCCCTGCTCCATTGTCTTTTGGGGTCCCGCAGGATTCAATTTTAGGGCCTCTCCTTTTTTCCTGATACCTACTTCCTATGGGATCCATCCTCAGGAAGCACGGCATCGCCTTCCATTTTTATGCGGATGACACACAAATTTATGTGCCGTTGAAAAAGAAAGACTCTCAATCGgtcacactgcttctgtcctgtCTTGATGACATTAAAGCCTGGATGGCTTTAAATTTTTTACGTTTTAACGAAAAGAAAACTGAGGTAATGGTGTTTGGTCCCAGTGGCCCTTGTGAGTCTCCCCCTGTTGACTTGGGCCCCCTGGCTCACCATGTTAAGCCAGTGGTTTCCAACCtggattttaaaatgaactCTGTGAATTCAAACAGCTAATCCACAGCTTTTCTTGCTCAAACATCTGATCTCAACAACTCACTCTCAATGTTAATAACTTCTAGTTTTACTCACAATGTAACtgtgaaacagaaacaacataTAGCTGCCACTTTATGGTCACACTACATAGAGAACACTATGACCACAGGTACATGAAAATATACAACTGTAAAATcaatttttggttaaaaaaaaatgttatttatttatagtgTTTACTTGATGAAGACCAAAGCACAGGGGTgtccaaatattttttcaaagagGACCAGATTTGATACTGTGAAAATGCTGAGGAACAACCATCCTGCTGACATTCTTTGAACCATTAAAGTTGAATGCCAATGCACTGTCTTatagaaattttattttaaatgaagtgtttttatttcttaacATGGGAATGGAAATAAACATAAGTGACCCAGGCATAACCAGGTATTAACAAAATCATTCTATGTTTCATATTATACTTCAATCTCTTACTGTCCCAAATTTCATCAGCTGTCCCATGATTCAAGATGTCCATCTGACCATTtggaaattaattattttttttaacctgtgtCTACTTGGATTAGCCAATTGCAATTTTTGAACAAATCCTGAATGTGAGAGATCTTAAGCACAAAACTGAGACTGGTGCCCCAGTATTTACTGCATTCTCTCCATTCATCAGAAACTTCTGAACAGATATGGACATCTCAAGGTGGCATCCCAGTTCAATTTCCAACTCGCAAGAGATTTATTGTTAACTTCCATTTGGTGCAAAATTATGACAATGTTGGAattttggccaaaaaaaagacaaatgtcaaTTTCACATACCAAAGATCATTCCTGCAAAGCTTCAAGAGATTCTGAGGTGATCCAGCAACTGACCTCCAATAATCTCGCTGAGTTGATATGGAATGACTGAAAAAGctgataaatattttaatatttttgtttactacataattccattcattctttcagtgttttgatgtcttcagtattaacctacaatgtaggaaataaataaaaaccattgaatgagaagttgTTCAATGGTCCAGTATGTCACACCTACAGGTACATAACAACAACATTGCAATACATAAAGTGTCATAAGTCCAAATGCATATatttagaaatgtcattttgaccaacacaaaagaaatttaaaaaggcAACATGTAAATTGTGAGTCTCAACCCGACGCTGTGGTTTGGCAACTCAGACTGTCAGATACTGACAACTTTGAGATGAGACTCAGAAATCAACTTATTCTCTGTGAACTATATTGCACctttaaaacactgacaaattaGTATTTATTAATCTCAGATGACCAAAACAGGTAACTTACTGGCACTCAGGTGAAGGATGATACTGAGATCTGGATTGCAGTACACAGGCCAGGTCTGGTTTAAGGCAGTGGTTGAGAAATATCATGCAGGTGAGTCATTCAGTCTCCTCAAGCGGTTCTTGTTGAAGTTcagaacagaaaatatctgATCACACAAATGTGTGGAGTTAAACAAGTgtagcattttatttgtaaatgttCGAATCTCTGGACACCTGTCGCTCATAGCTTATCATATGGTTGTTTTCAGTGTCTCTTTACATTGAAATCCTTATACACGGCAACAGTCTCTTGGCAAATTAGGAAAACACAGTAGTTTCACATGTCACTGATGAAATCTTGCAGTTTCCACCTGTCCTGGAAGTAGCAGCCCTCACAGTCaactttcctgttttgtttttgttttgttttgtttttaaatctacaGTTGCCATTTCAGGAATGGGCTGGAAAGAGTCGCTGGGGTCACAAACAGGGTCACAGGTGGCAACAGAGTCCTGCTGACACTATTTGGTGGCACAAAATATTGCATCTTGTAACTGTACCTATTTGACAGCGTTGGCAGGccataaatgctgcattttatgacagtaactgcaaaaacaagactaTAAAATATGATTCAATCGGACTCCAGACCGGACTTTGGACATGCCTAGCAGTTCATGTTACAACCATCTAGTTAATGGACACACTATCCAACCACATGGGCCAAAATATCTATTCTGCTCCATCTGAGAGGTTTACACACGGTAACTGTGGCTTCTAACTttgatttgtttcatatttgttaATATTTGTGTGATATTTGTTGAGGTGCTTTGGTATAGACGGCTTATTCTGTTGCTGTTGCAGGCTAGCATATGTGGACTCACCTATTGACTGAAACTAGCTTGAGAGACTTTTTGTTCGAGTCCATCTGATTAGAGACACTTTGaggggaaacttttaaaataactgaacaatgtgtatttgaaatgtttcttgtatgccctttattttttgtagttattgtgGATGCTGCCGAGACTGAGGACTGAgcagtaa
It encodes the following:
- the LOC111562464 gene encoding major histocompatibility complex class I-related gene protein-like isoform X3; this translates as MKKLLALLFFCHVTSSVKHSLMFSLTTSSGVPDFPEYMGSALVDDVQVGYFDSNIRTAEPKVDWMRKLMKDDPQHLEWYVNKCIEHQHFFKATIDSLMKRLNQTEGAHILQQISGCEWDEENGDIKGFQQYGFNGEDFIALDLKTLTWVAPNPLAFITKLKWDTETARLEYNKYYYIHVYSAWLKKYVNYSRSFLQRTDHPSVSLLQKTPSSQVTCHATGFYPDRADLFWRKDGLKLHEDMDKVEILPNHDGTFQMSVDLNISSIAPEDWKKYDCVFQLSGVEDVIIIKLDKSVIRTNWVSPSGFPAGAVIGVVVGLLLLLLCVTGLFIWRKKTNGFKPANTSDSADSNSDSSQSQLSGKTGGE
- the LOC111562464 gene encoding major histocompatibility complex class I-related gene protein-like isoform X1: MDTLSDHTGQNIYSAPSERTSKKKMKKLLALLFFCHVTSSVKHSLMFSLTTSSGVPDFPEYMGSALVDDVQVGYFDSNIRTAEPKVDWMRKLMKDDPQHLEWYVNKCIEHQHFFKATIDSLMKRLNQTEGAHILQQISGCEWDEENGDIKGFQQYGFNGEDFIALDLKTLTWVAPNPLAFITKLKWDTETARLEYNKYYYIHVYSAWLKKYVNYSRSFLQRTDHPSVSLLQKTPSSQVTCHATGFYPDRADLFWRKDGLKLHEDMDKVEILPNHDGTFQMSVDLNISSIAPEDWKKYDCVFQLSGVEDVIIIKLDKSVIRTNWVSPSGFPAGAVIGVVVGLLLLLLCVTGLFIWRKKTNGFKPANTSDSADSNSDSSQSQLSGKTGGE
- the LOC111562464 gene encoding major histocompatibility complex class I-related gene protein-like isoform X2 — its product is MFKFVVVFMLLCRIAFPVKHSLMFSLTTSSGVPDFPEYMGSALVDDVQVGYFDSNIRTAEPKVDWMRKLMKDDPQHLEWYVNKCIEHQHFFKATIDSLMKRLNQTEGAHILQQISGCEWDEENGDIKGFQQYGFNGEDFIALDLKTLTWVAPNPLAFITKLKWDTETARLEYNKYYYIHVYSAWLKKYVNYSRSFLQRTDHPSVSLLQKTPSSQVTCHATGFYPDRADLFWRKDGLKLHEDMDKVEILPNHDGTFQMSVDLNISSIAPEDWKKYDCVFQLSGVEDVIIIKLDKSVIRTNWVSPSGFPAGAVIGVVVGLLLLLLCVTGLFIWRKKTNGFKPANTSDSADSNSDSSQSQLSGKTGGE